CTGACAGAAGAACTTAAAGCCTATCGAAGAGGTATGCCAGGAAGATATATTTTCTCAAACATGTCATCCATTATGTTTAGAAAAGAGCCGGTGCTTGAAAAGGTTGGTTATTGGGATAGAGTCCGATTTGCCGCAGACAGTGAATTTAAAAACCGTTTGATTGCAGTTTTCGGCAAGGAAGCTGTAGTGGATTTAAAAACAGGACCATTATCTTTTCCAATGCAATCCTCGGGTTCACTCACTGCAAGCTCGGCTTTTGGGTACAATGGATTTTTAATGGGTGCCCGCAAAGAGTATGCTGAAAGTTATCGGTTTTATCATAACCAAACAGATACATTCTACATGCCTAACCAACCCGAAACAAGACGGTACCCCGTGCCAGAGCCAATGTGGCCTGAAAGAGAAGAAAAGCAGGCTGGAAAGCGTCATTTCGATATCGTTATTATTTCTGACTTTCGATTAAAGATAGAGCAGTATCTATTACTGCAATTAAATGCTTTTAAGGAAATGGGTATGCGAACAGGACTGATTCAAATGGGACAATATGATTTGAAGATGCCAAAAGCAATAGATCACTCAATCAGAGAGATACTTGACGGCGATTCTGTACAAATGCTCGTATATGGAGAACGAATTTCCTGTGACATTTTAATTGTGAACAATCCCGCAATCTTTGAGGAAAAGCAACTATATGTACCGCATGTAGATCCGAAAGTTGTTCGAGTTATTGTGAATCAGCTTCCTGGAAGAAATGCAAGGGGTAAAAATTACGATCTTCGAAGATGCTTCAGACATATCGAAGAATATACGCACACAAAAACAAAATGGTATCCAATTAGCGATGAAATACGCGAGTACTTATTGGAGAATCATCGTAAAGAATTAAAATCGATTCCATTATCCACTGAAAACTGGATGGATGAAAAAGCATGGAATCAAGTGTCATTTGCATCCTTTATAGAAAATTGGTTGGTGGATGAGAATCCATTTAAACTGGAATAAGACAAAGGTGGATGATTGGATGAACGAAGGTATTGATAATCAGCTCGATATGGAAAAAAGCAAGGCTTCAACAGAACCTGAGGTTGACAATGAGGAATTAATCAAACGATTGATCAAAACAGAAGCAGCGATTAAAAAGGCAGAAGCTGATATCAAAAGTAGTGAGAAACAGATACAGCATATAAAGAAAAGCAAGACATGGAAACAAACTGCCTCAATTCGCAAAGTACTGCATGCAAACCAAGATCCGCAAATAGCAGAATTGGAAAAAGAGGTCGCATCTGTCCGCCATGAATTATATGCTGCTAAGGAATTAATTCATTCGCTTAAATTGGAAACTACAAAGCTGGATTATAATCATTTATGGAGAACGGCAAAGGAAAAGAAGGATAAAGGCACATTAATTGAGTTCATGGAAGATATCATTGATCAAAAGCAAACACATGACGAGAATTACAATCATCTATTAAAAGCGTCTGCTCGCTTATTTATGAATGACAAGAAGACATATAAGCAGCTCGTTTACCCAAAGCTCCTATCCGGGCTTAAAGTAGAAGATATTCCAGAGTTCATGATCAGGTCAGGACTTTCAGAGGAAGAGATTTCTTTAAAACCGGCTTCCTCTTATCGTGCGAGTCTAAACATGCGCATGCGAGAACATCAGCTGTTGGGAACATTACCAGAAATGCTGCTAGACGATAAAAAGCTTGCATACCAATTTATGAATCGATTAAACATAAGAACACCAGAGGTTTCGGAGAGCACATACACATTAGAAGAAATACCTGAAAAAAATGGGATAGCAATCAAACCCATTGATGGGGCAGGGGCTCGCGGTGTATATCTCGTTTATAATAATAATGATATAATAGATATCAAACAATCAAAGACAATTGCTAATTGGCAAGTTTTAAGAAAAAATATGGAGAGAGACATAGAATCTGGCCGAGTTAGTCGCAATGAATGGTTCATCGAAGAATTAATATTGGAAGAAAAGGCTAATAAAGTACCTGCCCGTGATATCAAGTTTTATTGTTTTTATGGAAAAGTAGCACTCATCTTAGAAATTGTACGCTACCCGGAAATAAAATATTGCTGGTGGACGGCATCAGGTGAACGAATTGGAACTGGAAAATATGATGAAAGCTTATTTAAAGGAAATGGTGTAACAAATGCAGAAATTGAGATGGCTAAAGTGATTAGTGCTGAAATACCTTCTCCTTTTATAAGAATTGATTTTCTAAGATCTGATGAAGGCTTGGTTTTTGGAGAGTTCACACCAAAGCCGGGCAATTACGATGAGTTTGATATTCCGACAGATAAATGGCTAGGAGATTATTTTATTGAAGCACAAGGTCGATTAACAAATGATTTGATAAATGGCAAGGAATTTTCTCATTATAAAAAATTACAAGCTGAGGTTCATTTAAAAGATTGAAATGGTGGAATGTAGGAGGAAATCAAATGGAAGAGAATCGTGCAGAATGGTTATCACACCTTTCCAATGAAATTGTTTCAGATGCACATGGGAACTTATTAGATGCATATGTAGTTGCT
This region of Oceanobacillus sp. FSL K6-2867 genomic DNA includes:
- a CDS encoding ATP-grasp fold amidoligase family protein produces the protein MNEGIDNQLDMEKSKASTEPEVDNEELIKRLIKTEAAIKKAEADIKSSEKQIQHIKKSKTWKQTASIRKVLHANQDPQIAELEKEVASVRHELYAAKELIHSLKLETTKLDYNHLWRTAKEKKDKGTLIEFMEDIIDQKQTHDENYNHLLKASARLFMNDKKTYKQLVYPKLLSGLKVEDIPEFMIRSGLSEEEISLKPASSYRASLNMRMREHQLLGTLPEMLLDDKKLAYQFMNRLNIRTPEVSESTYTLEEIPEKNGIAIKPIDGAGARGVYLVYNNNDIIDIKQSKTIANWQVLRKNMERDIESGRVSRNEWFIEELILEEKANKVPARDIKFYCFYGKVALILEIVRYPEIKYCWWTASGERIGTGKYDESLFKGNGVTNAEIEMAKVISAEIPSPFIRIDFLRSDEGLVFGEFTPKPGNYDEFDIPTDKWLGDYFIEAQGRLTNDLINGKEFSHYKKLQAEVHLKD